One genomic region from Triplophysa dalaica isolate WHDGS20190420 chromosome 23, ASM1584641v1, whole genome shotgun sequence encodes:
- the mastl gene encoding serine/threonine-protein kinase greatwall isoform X2 produces the protein MEAQAVSSECSNSAAKAPSIEEFVLVKPISRGAFGKVYLARKKCNSKLYAIKVVKKADMVDKNMTDQMRAERDALALSKSPFIVHLFYSLQTATKVYLVMEYLIGGDVKSLLHIYGYFDEDMSLKFTSEVALALDYLHRHGIIHRDLKPDNMLISNEGHLKLTDFGLSKVKLDRELNLTDILTTPSLMKPKKDYFRTPGQVLSLISSLGLNTPVTEGKRNSSTGFGSPMSCGKVKKRNSFLCSPQLKKRVEYMNSPVCSAQAIGSNNVFSPGMLGKSLTPRLMKSRRRFGTLSVGSASYLLPSTTDSEDCVSPMWEDEQKLHDGENLPHLSEKEAGNGKVRDIPLTPVERKMLATRARDHSSVLTSLDNLMDHGRNIKADISAKRLQFNATNHCATPLGESVPRQSAGDGLVNPESQMEPKSSLKRGFEEVEKSPEQAESHSKKNDAVYKRCFQIPESTSIAHTGLTGIFSNVGLDDNKSGPICQQLSERMGPKQSSPVAKTLFCDLEDQDDDQKAEASLTSPRNIRSLDSDDSAHEMSLAGNTPQKATDGKKKALSSSFVELDENQISAVTPVARPAMATPKHSSAKQLRGEFDGCLIDHGLSSSMLKSPGFLKPKNVVAFRSYCSSINRSSNSHLSLVSLDGMETSTSASFYSAASAVTPVQKKRPSLNSSLYQTPQQMVMSHTPYRTPKSVRRGPERVEGAPILGTPDYLAPELLLGKPHDFMVDWWALGVCLFEFLTGVPPFNDETPQLVFQNILNRDIPWPDGDEELTQNARNAIESLLTMDSTKRVRLKELKDHAFFEGVDWENLHTQEMPFIPQPTDETDTSYFEARNTAQHLTVSGFSL, from the exons ATGGAAGCACAGGCGGTATCATCTGAATGTTCAAACAGTGCAGCGAAAGCTCCCTCCATCGAGGAGTTTGTGCTGGTCAAACCCATCAGTCGAGGAGCCTTTGGGAAGGTCTACCTCGCCAGAAAGAAATGCAACTCCAAACTCTACGCAATCAAG GTGGTGAAGAAAGCAGACATGGTGGATAAAAACATGACCGATCAGATGAGAGCTGAGAGAGATGCTCTGGCTCTCAGTAAAAGTCCTTTCATTGTGCACCTGTTTTATTCCCTTCAAACAGCAACCAAGGTCTATCTG GTGATGGAGTATCTGATCGGAGGAGACGTGAAATCTTTACTTCACATCTACGGATACTTTGACGAAGACATGTCTTTAAAATTCACGTCAGAGGTCGCACTTGCTCTGGATTACCTTCATAGACACGGCATCATTCATAG GGACCTGAAACCAGACAATATGCTCATCTCTAATGAGGGCCACCTTAAACTCACAGACTTTGGGCTTTCTAAAGTCAAACTTGACAGGG AGCTGAACCTGACGGATATTTTAACCACACCATCCTTGATGAAACCTAAGAAAGATTATTTCAGAACACCGGGTCAAGTTTTGTCATTAATAAGCTCACTTGGTCTC AATACTCCAGTAACCGAGGGAAAACGTAACAGCAGCACGGGGTTTGGCAGCCCCATGTCCTGTGGGAAAGTCAAAAAGAGGAACAGTTTTCTATGTTCACCACAACTGAAGAAAAGAGTCGAGTACATGAATTCTCCAgtatgctccgcccaagctaTAG gtTCCAACAATGTGTTCAGTCCTGGCATGTTGGGTAAGAGTTTGACACCAAGGCTGATGAAATCAAGGAGGAGATTTGGGACACTAAGTGTCGGAAGCGCATCGTATCTGTTACCATCCACTACAGATTCTGAGGACTGTGTCAGCCCCATGTGGGAGGATGAACAG AAATTACACGACGGTGAGAATCTTCCTCATTTAAGTGAAAAAGAAGCTGGGAATGGGAAGGTAAGGGATATTCCCCTAACACCCGTGGAAAGGAAGATGCTTGCGACACGAGCTCGAGATCACAGCAGTGTTTTAACTTCACTTGATAACCTAATGGATCATGGAAGAAATATTAAAGCAGATATTTCTGCAAAGAGACTCCAGTTCAATGCAACCAACCACTGTGCCACACCTTTGGGTGAGTCGGTTCCCCGTCAGTCAGCTGGGGACGGTCTCGTCAACCCAGAGTCACAAATGGAGCCTAAATCCTCATTGAAGAGAGGCTTTGAAGAAGTAGAAAAAAGCCCAGAGCAAGCTGAAAGCCATTCCAAGAAGAACGATGCTGTCTACAAGAGGTGTTTCCAGATTCCTGAGAGCACTTCGATAGCCCACACGGGCCTGACGGGAATTTTCTCCAATGTTGGACTGGATGACAATAAAAGCGGTCCAATATGTCAACAGTTGAGCGAGAGAATGGGTCCAAAGCAGTCCAGCCCCGTTGCCAAAACTCTCTTTTGCGACCTGGAAGATCAAGACGATGATCAGAAAGCAGAAGCCTCGCTGACCTCACCGCGAAATATCAGGAGTTTGGACTCGGATGACTCGGCTCATGAAATGTCATTGGCCGGTAACACGCCTCAAAAAGCCACAGACGGCAAAAAAAAAGCTTTGTCGTCCTCTTTCGTGGAACTGGATGAGAACCAGATTTCTGCAGTCACACCGGTGGCCCGACCGGCGATGGCCACGCCAAAACACAGCAGCGCTAAACAGCTGAGAGGTGAATTTGATGGTTGTCTTATTGACCACGGGTTATCCAGCAGTATGCTCAAATCTCCAGGATTCCTCAAACCCAAGAACGTAGTTGCGTTCAGAAGCTACTGCAGCTCTATAAACCGCTCATCTAATTCACATCTCAGCCTGGTGTCATTGGATGGGATGGAGACGTCCACTTCAGCTTCATTTTACAGCGCTGCGTCTGCTGTGACTCCAGTCCAGAAGAAAAGACCCAGTCTGAATAGCTCACTTTACCAG ACTCCACAGCAGATGGTGATGTCTCATACTCCTTATAGGACACCAAAGAGTGTCCGTCGAGGTCCAGAACGTGTGGAAGGGGCTCCTATCCTGGGAACTCCTGATTATTTGGCACCGGAACTTTTGTTGGGCAAACCTCATG ATTTCATGGTGGATTGGTGGGCTTTAGGGGTCTGTCTGTTTGAGTTCCTCACTGGAGTTCCTCCCTTCAATGATGAGACTCCTCAGCTGGTCTTCCAGAACATTCTTAACAGAG ACATACCCTGGCCGGATGGCGATGAGGAGTTAACCCAGAACGCAAGAAATGCAATCGAGAGTCTTCTCACCATGGATTCAACCAAACGTGTCCGCTTGAAAG AACTGAAGGATCATGCGTTCTTTGAGGGTGTGGATTGGGAAAATCTTCACACTCAGGAAATGCCGTTCATCCCTCAGCCCACTGATGAGACGGACACTTCATATTTTGAGGCGAGAAACACAGCTCAACACCTCACTGTATCAGGCTTCagtctgtaa
- the mastl gene encoding serine/threonine-protein kinase greatwall isoform X1: MEAQAVSSECSNSAAKAPSIEEFVLVKPISRGAFGKVYLARKKCNSKLYAIKVVKKADMVDKNMTDQMRAERDALALSKSPFIVHLFYSLQTATKVYLVMEYLIGGDVKSLLHIYGYFDEDMSLKFTSEVALALDYLHRHGIIHRDLKPDNMLISNEGHLKLTDFGLSKVKLDRELNLTDILTTPSLMKPKKDYFRTPGQVLSLISSLGLNTPVTEGKRNSSTGFGSPMSCGKVKKRNSFLCSPQLKKRVEYMNSPVCSAQAIGSNNVFSPGMLGKSLTPRLMKSRRRFGTLSVGSASYLLPSTTDSEDCVSPMWEDEQKLHDGENLPHLSEKEAGNGKVRDIPLTPVERKMLATRARDHSSVLTSLDNLMDHGRNIKADISAKRLQFNATNHCATPLGESVPRQSAGDGLVNPESQMEPKSSLKRGFEEVEKSPEQAESHSKKNDAVYKRCFQIPESTSIAHTGLTGIFSNVGLDDNKSGPICQQLSERMGPKQSSPVAKTLFCDLEDQDDDQKAEASLTSPRNIRSLDSDDSAHEMSLAGNTPQKATDGKKKALSSSFVELDENQISAVTPVARPAMATPKHSSAKQLRGEFDGCLIDHGLSSSMLKSPGFLKPKNVVAFRSYCSSINRSSNSHLSLVSLDGMETSTSASFYSAASAVTPVQKKRPSLNSSLYQTPQQMVMSHTPYRTPKSVRRGPERVEGAPILGTPDYLAPELLLGKPHVPGSIGCDFMVDWWALGVCLFEFLTGVPPFNDETPQLVFQNILNRDIPWPDGDEELTQNARNAIESLLTMDSTKRVRLKELKDHAFFEGVDWENLHTQEMPFIPQPTDETDTSYFEARNTAQHLTVSGFSL, encoded by the exons ATGGAAGCACAGGCGGTATCATCTGAATGTTCAAACAGTGCAGCGAAAGCTCCCTCCATCGAGGAGTTTGTGCTGGTCAAACCCATCAGTCGAGGAGCCTTTGGGAAGGTCTACCTCGCCAGAAAGAAATGCAACTCCAAACTCTACGCAATCAAG GTGGTGAAGAAAGCAGACATGGTGGATAAAAACATGACCGATCAGATGAGAGCTGAGAGAGATGCTCTGGCTCTCAGTAAAAGTCCTTTCATTGTGCACCTGTTTTATTCCCTTCAAACAGCAACCAAGGTCTATCTG GTGATGGAGTATCTGATCGGAGGAGACGTGAAATCTTTACTTCACATCTACGGATACTTTGACGAAGACATGTCTTTAAAATTCACGTCAGAGGTCGCACTTGCTCTGGATTACCTTCATAGACACGGCATCATTCATAG GGACCTGAAACCAGACAATATGCTCATCTCTAATGAGGGCCACCTTAAACTCACAGACTTTGGGCTTTCTAAAGTCAAACTTGACAGGG AGCTGAACCTGACGGATATTTTAACCACACCATCCTTGATGAAACCTAAGAAAGATTATTTCAGAACACCGGGTCAAGTTTTGTCATTAATAAGCTCACTTGGTCTC AATACTCCAGTAACCGAGGGAAAACGTAACAGCAGCACGGGGTTTGGCAGCCCCATGTCCTGTGGGAAAGTCAAAAAGAGGAACAGTTTTCTATGTTCACCACAACTGAAGAAAAGAGTCGAGTACATGAATTCTCCAgtatgctccgcccaagctaTAG gtTCCAACAATGTGTTCAGTCCTGGCATGTTGGGTAAGAGTTTGACACCAAGGCTGATGAAATCAAGGAGGAGATTTGGGACACTAAGTGTCGGAAGCGCATCGTATCTGTTACCATCCACTACAGATTCTGAGGACTGTGTCAGCCCCATGTGGGAGGATGAACAG AAATTACACGACGGTGAGAATCTTCCTCATTTAAGTGAAAAAGAAGCTGGGAATGGGAAGGTAAGGGATATTCCCCTAACACCCGTGGAAAGGAAGATGCTTGCGACACGAGCTCGAGATCACAGCAGTGTTTTAACTTCACTTGATAACCTAATGGATCATGGAAGAAATATTAAAGCAGATATTTCTGCAAAGAGACTCCAGTTCAATGCAACCAACCACTGTGCCACACCTTTGGGTGAGTCGGTTCCCCGTCAGTCAGCTGGGGACGGTCTCGTCAACCCAGAGTCACAAATGGAGCCTAAATCCTCATTGAAGAGAGGCTTTGAAGAAGTAGAAAAAAGCCCAGAGCAAGCTGAAAGCCATTCCAAGAAGAACGATGCTGTCTACAAGAGGTGTTTCCAGATTCCTGAGAGCACTTCGATAGCCCACACGGGCCTGACGGGAATTTTCTCCAATGTTGGACTGGATGACAATAAAAGCGGTCCAATATGTCAACAGTTGAGCGAGAGAATGGGTCCAAAGCAGTCCAGCCCCGTTGCCAAAACTCTCTTTTGCGACCTGGAAGATCAAGACGATGATCAGAAAGCAGAAGCCTCGCTGACCTCACCGCGAAATATCAGGAGTTTGGACTCGGATGACTCGGCTCATGAAATGTCATTGGCCGGTAACACGCCTCAAAAAGCCACAGACGGCAAAAAAAAAGCTTTGTCGTCCTCTTTCGTGGAACTGGATGAGAACCAGATTTCTGCAGTCACACCGGTGGCCCGACCGGCGATGGCCACGCCAAAACACAGCAGCGCTAAACAGCTGAGAGGTGAATTTGATGGTTGTCTTATTGACCACGGGTTATCCAGCAGTATGCTCAAATCTCCAGGATTCCTCAAACCCAAGAACGTAGTTGCGTTCAGAAGCTACTGCAGCTCTATAAACCGCTCATCTAATTCACATCTCAGCCTGGTGTCATTGGATGGGATGGAGACGTCCACTTCAGCTTCATTTTACAGCGCTGCGTCTGCTGTGACTCCAGTCCAGAAGAAAAGACCCAGTCTGAATAGCTCACTTTACCAG ACTCCACAGCAGATGGTGATGTCTCATACTCCTTATAGGACACCAAAGAGTGTCCGTCGAGGTCCAGAACGTGTGGAAGGGGCTCCTATCCTGGGAACTCCTGATTATTTGGCACCGGAACTTTTGTTGGGCAAACCTCATG TTCCAGGGTCTATTGGATGCG ATTTCATGGTGGATTGGTGGGCTTTAGGGGTCTGTCTGTTTGAGTTCCTCACTGGAGTTCCTCCCTTCAATGATGAGACTCCTCAGCTGGTCTTCCAGAACATTCTTAACAGAG ACATACCCTGGCCGGATGGCGATGAGGAGTTAACCCAGAACGCAAGAAATGCAATCGAGAGTCTTCTCACCATGGATTCAACCAAACGTGTCCGCTTGAAAG AACTGAAGGATCATGCGTTCTTTGAGGGTGTGGATTGGGAAAATCTTCACACTCAGGAAATGCCGTTCATCCCTCAGCCCACTGATGAGACGGACACTTCATATTTTGAGGCGAGAAACACAGCTCAACACCTCACTGTATCAGGCTTCagtctgtaa
- the LOC130413695 gene encoding putative nuclease HARBI1, whose protein sequence is MSCPFLRQECVAEDCTQVPIKAPPGPNEGDFLNRKGFHSVNVQMVCDSMFHITNVEATWPGSVGDSKIFRESHLCTLFERGADDGILFGDRGYAFRQAVLHDTIPWTTNPLQCNFH, encoded by the exons ATGTCTTGTCCGTTTTTACGTCAGGAATGCGTTGCTGAAG actgcacacaggtccccatcaaggccccacctggcccaaatgaaggggattttttgaacagaaagggatttcacagtgtaaatgtgcaa atggtgtgcgactccatgttccacatcacaaatgtggaagccacatggcctggttctgtgGGTGACTCCAAgattttcagagagtcacatttatgcacattatttgaacgtg GTGCTGACGATGGGATCCTGTTTGGCGACAGGGGCTATGCCTTCAggcaggcagtacttcatgacaccattccctggaccacaaacccgttacaatgcaactttcattaa